One genomic region from Streptomyces sp. Li-HN-5-11 encodes:
- the coaD gene encoding pantetheine-phosphate adenylyltransferase has translation MRRAVCPGSFDPITNGHLDIIARASRLYDEVYVAVMINQSKKGLFEIDERIDLIRQVTAEYGNVRVESFHGLLVDFCKQRDIPAIVKGLRAVSDFDYELQMAQMNNGLSGVETLFVPTNPTYSFLSSSLVKEVAAWGGDVSHLVPPEVFEALTRRLGKD, from the coding sequence GTGCGCCGCGCCGTCTGTCCCGGGTCGTTCGACCCCATCACCAACGGACATCTCGACATCATTGCCCGCGCCTCCCGCCTGTACGACGAGGTCTACGTGGCGGTGATGATCAACCAGTCCAAGAAGGGCCTGTTCGAGATCGACGAGCGGATCGACCTCATCCGGCAGGTCACCGCCGAGTACGGCAACGTCCGGGTCGAGTCCTTCCACGGCCTCCTCGTCGACTTCTGCAAGCAGCGCGACATCCCCGCCATCGTCAAGGGCCTGCGCGCCGTCAGCGACTTCGACTACGAGCTGCAGATGGCCCAGATGAACAACGGCCTCTCCGGCGTCGAGACCCTCTTCGTACCCACCAACCCCACCTACAGCTTCCTGTCGTCCTCCCTGGTCAAGGAGGTCGCGGCCTGGGGCGGCGACGTCTCCCACCTGGTGCCGCCGGAGGTCTTCGAGGCCCTCACCCGGCGGCTCGGGAAGGACTGA
- the rsmD gene encoding 16S rRNA (guanine(966)-N(2))-methyltransferase RsmD has product MTRVIAGRAGGRRLAVPPGNGTRPTSDRAREGLFSTWQSLLGGPLEGERVLDLYAGSGAVGLEALSRGAGHTLLVEADARAVRTVRENVRNLGLPGAEVRSGKAEQIVRTAPPAEPYDIVFLDPPYAVTDDDLREILLTLRTEGWLAADALVTVERSTRGGAFRWPPGFDEIRARRYGEGTFWYGRAAATCEDAR; this is encoded by the coding sequence ATGACCCGCGTGATCGCCGGCCGGGCCGGTGGACGCCGTCTCGCCGTACCGCCGGGCAACGGCACACGACCCACGTCCGACCGCGCGCGCGAGGGCCTGTTCTCCACCTGGCAGTCCCTCCTCGGCGGCCCCCTGGAAGGCGAGCGGGTCCTCGACCTGTACGCCGGCTCGGGCGCCGTCGGCCTGGAGGCGCTGTCCCGCGGCGCCGGGCACACCCTGCTCGTCGAGGCCGACGCCCGCGCGGTCCGCACCGTGCGGGAGAACGTGCGGAACCTCGGACTCCCCGGCGCCGAGGTGCGGTCGGGCAAAGCCGAACAGATCGTCCGGACCGCGCCGCCGGCGGAGCCGTACGACATCGTCTTCCTCGATCCCCCGTACGCCGTCACCGACGACGATCTTCGCGAGATTCTGCTCACACTCCGCACAGAGGGGTGGCTCGCGGCGGACGCCCTCGTCACCGTGGAGCGCAGCACCAGAGGCGGCGCATTCAGGTGGCCGCCCGGATTCGACGAGATCCGGGCCCGTCGCTACGGCGAGGGAACGTTTTGGTACGGTCGCGCCGCCGCTACGTGCGAAGACGCACGATGA
- the recG gene encoding ATP-dependent DNA helicase RecG: protein MDLVPALEEPLKKVLGPATAKVMAEHLGLHTVGDLLHHYPRRYEERGQLTHLADLPMDEHVTVVAQVADARLHTFASAKAPRGKGQRLEVTITDGSGRLQLVFFGNGVHKPHKELLPGTRAMFAGKVSVFNRRLQLAHPAYELLQGDTEETVESWAGALIPLYPATAKLESWKIGKAVQTVLPSAQEAVDPLPGSLRAGRGLVTLPEALLKIHRPHTKADIADARARLKWDEAFVLQVALARRRHADAQLPAAPRRPRPDGLLAAFDDRLPFTLTEGQQKVSREIFADLATEHPMHRLLQGEVGSGKTLVALRAMLAVVDAGGQAAMLAPTEVLAQQHHRSVTEMMGELAEGGMLGGSEHGTKVVLLTGSMGAAARRQALLDLATGEAGVVIGTHALIEDKVQFHDLGLVVVDEQHRFGVEQRDALRGKGKQPPHLLVMTATPIPRTVAMTVFGDLETSVLDQLPAGRSPIASHVVPAADKPHFLARTWERVREEVAQGHQAYVVCPRIGDEEDDPKKGAAKKTPEDEAEKRPPLAVLDMAEQLAKGPLQGLTVEVLHGRMQPDDKDAVMRRFAAGETGVLVATTVIEVGVNVPHATVMVIMDADRFGVSQLHQLRGRVGRGSAPGLCLLVTEMPEASAARRRLDAVASTLDGFELSRLDLEQRREGDVLGQAQSGARSSLRVLAVIDDEEIIAEAREEAAAVVAADPQLEHLPGLRTALDALLDEEREQYLEKG from the coding sequence GTCACGGTGGTCGCCCAGGTCGCCGACGCCCGTCTGCACACCTTCGCCTCCGCCAAGGCGCCCCGCGGCAAGGGCCAGCGCCTGGAGGTCACCATCACGGACGGCAGCGGCCGGCTCCAGCTGGTCTTCTTCGGCAACGGCGTGCACAAGCCCCACAAGGAGCTCCTGCCGGGGACGCGCGCGATGTTCGCGGGCAAGGTCTCCGTCTTCAACCGGCGACTCCAACTCGCCCACCCGGCGTACGAGTTGCTGCAGGGTGACACGGAGGAGACGGTCGAGTCCTGGGCCGGCGCCCTCATCCCCCTCTATCCCGCCACCGCGAAGCTGGAGTCCTGGAAGATCGGCAAGGCGGTCCAGACCGTCCTGCCCAGCGCCCAGGAAGCCGTCGACCCGCTGCCCGGCAGTCTCCGCGCGGGCCGCGGCCTGGTGACCCTCCCCGAGGCCCTGCTCAAGATCCACCGCCCGCACACCAAGGCGGACATCGCCGACGCGCGCGCCCGCCTGAAGTGGGACGAGGCCTTCGTCCTCCAGGTCGCCCTCGCGCGCCGCCGCCACGCCGACGCCCAGCTTCCCGCCGCCCCTCGCAGACCCCGTCCGGACGGCCTCCTCGCGGCCTTCGACGACCGGCTCCCCTTCACCCTCACCGAGGGCCAGCAGAAGGTCTCCAGAGAGATCTTCGCCGACCTCGCGACCGAGCATCCGATGCACCGGCTGCTCCAGGGAGAGGTCGGCAGCGGCAAGACGCTCGTCGCCCTGCGCGCCATGCTCGCCGTCGTCGACGCGGGCGGGCAGGCCGCGATGCTCGCACCCACCGAGGTGCTCGCCCAGCAGCACCACCGTTCGGTCACCGAGATGATGGGGGAGCTCGCCGAAGGCGGAATGCTGGGCGGGTCCGAGCACGGCACGAAGGTGGTGCTGCTCACGGGCTCGATGGGCGCCGCCGCCCGCCGTCAGGCCCTGCTCGACCTGGCCACCGGCGAGGCCGGCGTCGTGATCGGCACCCACGCGCTGATCGAGGACAAGGTGCAGTTCCACGACCTGGGGCTGGTCGTGGTCGACGAGCAGCACCGGTTCGGGGTCGAGCAGCGCGACGCCCTGCGCGGCAAGGGAAAGCAGCCGCCCCACCTGCTGGTCATGACCGCGACCCCCATTCCGCGCACCGTCGCCATGACCGTCTTCGGCGACCTGGAGACCTCCGTCCTCGACCAGCTCCCGGCCGGCCGCTCGCCGATCGCCAGCCACGTCGTCCCGGCCGCCGACAAACCCCACTTCCTGGCCCGCACCTGGGAGCGGGTGCGCGAGGAGGTGGCCCAGGGACACCAGGCGTACGTCGTCTGCCCGCGCATCGGGGACGAGGAGGACGACCCGAAGAAGGGCGCCGCGAAGAAGACCCCCGAGGACGAGGCGGAGAAGCGCCCGCCGCTCGCCGTCCTCGACATGGCCGAACAACTCGCGAAGGGGCCGCTGCAGGGCCTCACGGTCGAGGTGCTGCACGGCAGGATGCAGCCCGACGACAAGGACGCGGTCATGCGCCGCTTCGCCGCCGGGGAGACCGGCGTCCTGGTCGCCACCACGGTCATCGAGGTCGGCGTCAACGTGCCCCACGCCACCGTCATGGTCATCATGGACGCCGACCGCTTCGGCGTCTCCCAGCTCCACCAGCTGCGCGGCCGGGTCGGCCGCGGCTCCGCGCCCGGACTGTGCCTCCTGGTCACCGAGATGCCCGAGGCGAGCGCCGCCCGCCGGCGGCTCGACGCCGTCGCGTCCACCCTGGACGGCTTCGAGCTCTCCCGCCTCGACCTCGAACAGCGCCGCGAGGGCGACGTCCTCGGCCAGGCCCAGTCCGGGGCCCGCTCCAGCCTGCGGGTGCTCGCCGTCATCGACGACGAGGAGATCATCGCCGAGGCCCGCGAGGAGGCCGCCGCGGTGGTGGCCGCCGACCCGCAGCTGGAACACCTGCCCGGTCTGCGCACGGCCCTGGACGCCCTGCTCGACGAGGAACGGGAGCAGTACCTGGAGAAGGGCTGA